The Hymenobacter sp. GOD-10R genome includes a window with the following:
- a CDS encoding M14 family metallopeptidase, with amino-acid sequence MLSWQTRYSVAQNTPAADAGPLLTPAQFLGYQLGSQFTPHAQLLRYVDHIVQHSPTTMKLVRYGETYEHRPLEVVQIAAANNFTRLEDIRHNNLRLAGVESGTPSRQMPGVVWLSYNVHGNESVSSEAVMEVLYDLANPKDQEVQQWLQNTVVLVDPCVNPDGRDRYSSWYNRVRNQSPNASPYSWEHHEPWPGGRYNHYYFDLNRDWAWQTQQESRQRIVLYNQWLPEVHADFHEMGPNNSYYFSPAAKPFHADITPFQRQFQNIIGEYNEKVFDKNGWLYFTRETYDLFAPTYGDTWPTFNGAIGMTYEQGGGGPAGVAFARNDGDTLTLAQRIAHHVAASRATIQATAERHDDLLREFQKYYDDARTKPKGDYKSYVLAGTSDPGQLRAFTQYLDRQQIKYGYAPKKMKTRGFNYTSGKVESVEIEQRDLVVSMYQPKSTLVKVLFDPQPQLEDSLTYDITAWALPYSFGLKAYALREKLEGTGAAPSQATVKGSGATAERPYAYLARWNSLQDVRFLSRLLQQNVKVRVAEEPFEAEGQKYQQGTLVITRTGNENLGSKFDQLVRAQADSSGVVVQAVKSGFSTTGGDLGSGSVHFVKKPNIAIVAGPGVDPTAFGEVWHFFEQQIGYPVTVLGTDYLSTVPLAKFDVLILPDGNYTDIYPERNLENLKQWVRGGGKLIALEGASRFLANKRDFLLKTKPASDSTAQKKTNPYRLLKPYGNARREGIEDRVQGSIYRVQLDNTHPLAFGYGDTYFALIREPLGYRFLGEGGWNVGVIKKGSYAAGFTGSRARQQLTDTFVLGEQELGRGQIVYLGDNPLFRAFWQSGKLLFGNALFFVGQ; translated from the coding sequence TTGTTATCGTGGCAAACACGGTATAGCGTCGCCCAAAATACGCCCGCTGCGGATGCAGGTCCCTTGCTGACGCCAGCTCAGTTCTTAGGTTACCAGCTAGGTAGCCAGTTCACCCCCCACGCGCAGCTCTTGCGCTACGTCGATCATATTGTGCAGCACTCGCCCACTACCATGAAGCTGGTGCGCTACGGCGAAACGTACGAGCACAGGCCCCTGGAAGTGGTGCAGATTGCTGCCGCTAACAACTTCACGCGGCTTGAAGATATTCGGCACAACAATCTGCGCTTGGCAGGCGTGGAAAGCGGTACTCCGAGCCGTCAGATGCCGGGTGTAGTGTGGCTTAGTTACAACGTGCACGGCAACGAATCTGTATCGTCGGAAGCCGTGATGGAGGTGCTTTATGATCTAGCTAACCCGAAAGACCAGGAAGTGCAGCAATGGCTTCAAAACACGGTAGTGCTAGTCGACCCATGCGTGAACCCCGATGGCCGCGACCGGTATTCTTCCTGGTATAATCGGGTGCGCAATCAGTCGCCAAATGCCTCGCCGTATTCCTGGGAGCACCACGAGCCTTGGCCCGGCGGACGCTATAACCACTACTATTTCGACCTGAACCGCGACTGGGCTTGGCAAACGCAGCAAGAAAGCCGCCAGCGCATTGTGCTCTATAACCAATGGCTCCCGGAAGTACACGCCGACTTCCACGAAATGGGCCCTAACAACTCCTACTACTTCTCGCCGGCCGCTAAGCCCTTCCACGCTGATATTACGCCCTTCCAGCGGCAGTTTCAGAATATCATTGGCGAGTACAACGAAAAGGTCTTCGACAAGAACGGCTGGCTGTATTTCACCCGCGAAACGTATGACCTGTTTGCGCCCACCTATGGCGACACGTGGCCTACCTTCAACGGTGCTATTGGTATGACCTACGAGCAAGGTGGCGGCGGCCCCGCTGGTGTCGCTTTCGCCCGCAACGACGGCGACACGCTGACCCTAGCCCAACGGATTGCGCACCACGTGGCGGCGAGTCGTGCCACCATTCAGGCCACTGCCGAGCGCCACGACGACCTGCTGCGTGAGTTTCAGAAGTACTACGACGATGCGCGCACGAAGCCGAAGGGTGATTACAAGTCTTACGTGCTAGCGGGTACCAGCGACCCAGGTCAGCTCCGCGCTTTCACGCAGTACCTCGACCGCCAGCAGATCAAGTATGGCTATGCCCCAAAGAAAATGAAGACGCGCGGCTTCAACTACACTTCTGGTAAGGTAGAAAGTGTTGAGATTGAGCAACGTGATTTGGTAGTGAGTATGTACCAGCCCAAATCGACGCTGGTCAAGGTGCTGTTTGATCCGCAGCCGCAACTCGAAGATTCGCTTACCTATGACATTACCGCCTGGGCCTTGCCGTATTCGTTTGGGTTGAAAGCTTATGCCTTGCGCGAGAAGCTGGAGGGCACAGGAGCAGCACCATCTCAAGCAACGGTGAAAGGCAGTGGTGCTACTGCTGAGCGGCCCTATGCCTACCTAGCTCGTTGGAACAGCTTGCAGGACGTTCGCTTTCTGAGCCGCTTGTTGCAGCAAAACGTGAAAGTGCGCGTGGCAGAAGAACCATTTGAAGCCGAAGGGCAGAAATACCAGCAAGGTACGCTCGTGATTACGCGCACCGGCAACGAAAACCTAGGTTCCAAATTTGACCAGCTCGTGCGTGCTCAGGCTGATTCGTCAGGGGTGGTGGTACAAGCCGTGAAGTCAGGCTTTTCCACAACAGGTGGCGACCTAGGTTCAGGCTCCGTGCATTTTGTGAAGAAACCGAACATTGCGATAGTAGCCGGACCGGGCGTCGATCCAACCGCCTTCGGGGAAGTATGGCACTTCTTCGAGCAACAGATTGGTTACCCAGTCACAGTTCTTGGCACTGATTATCTAAGCACCGTTCCGCTTGCTAAGTTCGACGTGCTCATTTTACCCGATGGCAACTACACCGACATTTACCCCGAGCGCAACCTGGAAAACTTGAAGCAGTGGGTGCGTGGTGGCGGTAAGCTCATTGCTCTGGAAGGTGCGTCTCGCTTTCTAGCTAACAAGCGTGACTTCCTCCTAAAAACTAAACCTGCCTCTGACTCGACGGCGCAAAAGAAAACCAACCCTTATCGGCTGCTGAAACCCTACGGTAATGCCCGCCGGGAGGGCATCGAAGACCGCGTGCAGGGTAGCATCTACCGTGTACAGCTCGATAACACGCACCCGTTAGCGTTCGGCTACGGCGATACCTACTTCGCGCTTATCCGCGAACCGCTGGGCTACCGCTTTCTGGGCGAAGGCGGCTGGAACGTGGGTGTAATTAAGAAGGGTAGCTATGCCGCTGGCTTCACGGGCTCGCGGGCACGGCAGCAGCTTACTGATACGTTCGTGCTAGGTGAGCAGGAGCTAGGCCGCGGCCAAATCGTGTACCTAGGTGACAACCCACTTTTCCGGGCGTTCTGGCAAAGTGGCAAGTTACTCTTCGGCAACGCCCTCTTCTTCGTCGGACAATAA
- a CDS encoding RagB/SusD family nutrient uptake outer membrane protein, producing MKKILSSLALATILGAPVFLTGCANKIDEIRPVNYVDAAGALQTSADVEAALIGAYDGLSSAGLYGGQLQFMSDLLGDNGEESFVGTFTQPREAFQKTLLITNTFVRDAWLDGYRTINIANTVLANVSKVDASRRDKVEGEAKFIRAAVYFELVRLFGKDWNDGTPATNLAVPLILVPTDVVGSSSLVARNTVAEVYAQVIQDLTDAEAKTPASNGVYANKVAAQGMLSRVYLQQNRYTDAAAAANRAISANLYALVPNFAGEFDNPANTTEDIFAIQISAQDGTNSLNTYYANNRRADVEIQVKHRNLYEAADDRGKYFTGIYTKKYGYTGVAGAQYRNVKVMRLAELYLTRAEANFRAGTSVGAAPLADVNRVRARALLAPLTTLTLDAILKERHLELAFEGFQLNDLKRNKLPVGALPYNSPKLVFPIPQRELDVNPNLVQNEGYL from the coding sequence ATGAAAAAAATACTTTCTTCTCTGGCGCTAGCTACTATCCTGGGCGCGCCAGTTTTCCTCACGGGCTGCGCCAATAAAATAGACGAAATCCGACCGGTGAACTATGTAGATGCCGCAGGGGCGCTGCAAACATCGGCAGACGTAGAAGCTGCGCTCATTGGTGCTTACGACGGTCTCAGCTCCGCGGGCCTTTATGGTGGGCAGCTGCAATTCATGTCGGACCTACTCGGCGACAACGGCGAAGAGTCGTTTGTGGGTACGTTTACGCAGCCGCGCGAGGCTTTCCAAAAAACCTTGCTCATCACCAACACATTTGTGCGCGATGCGTGGCTCGACGGCTACCGGACCATCAACATCGCGAATACGGTGCTGGCAAACGTATCGAAAGTAGATGCAAGCCGCCGCGACAAGGTGGAGGGCGAAGCCAAGTTTATCCGGGCGGCCGTGTACTTCGAGCTAGTGCGGCTTTTCGGCAAAGACTGGAACGACGGTACGCCCGCTACGAACCTAGCCGTACCGTTAATCTTGGTGCCGACGGATGTAGTTGGTAGCTCGTCGCTCGTCGCACGCAATACGGTAGCGGAGGTATACGCCCAGGTCATTCAGGACCTAACAGATGCCGAAGCCAAAACGCCCGCTTCCAATGGGGTGTATGCTAACAAGGTGGCGGCACAAGGCATGCTCTCCCGCGTGTACTTGCAGCAAAACCGCTACACTGACGCCGCCGCAGCCGCTAACCGTGCCATTAGCGCCAACCTTTATGCCTTGGTTCCCAACTTCGCGGGTGAGTTTGACAATCCCGCTAACACAACCGAGGATATTTTCGCTATTCAAATAAGTGCCCAGGATGGTACGAACAGCCTGAACACGTACTACGCCAATAACCGTCGTGCCGACGTGGAGATTCAGGTCAAGCACCGTAACCTCTACGAAGCAGCTGACGACCGCGGCAAGTACTTCACAGGTATTTACACCAAGAAGTATGGCTACACGGGCGTAGCGGGCGCACAGTATCGCAATGTGAAGGTGATGCGCCTAGCGGAGCTGTACCTTACGCGGGCAGAAGCCAACTTCCGGGCAGGCACGAGCGTAGGTGCTGCGCCCCTGGCTGATGTTAACCGGGTACGGGCACGGGCGCTGCTTGCGCCCCTAACCACGCTCACGCTTGATGCGATTCTGAAAGAGCGGCACTTGGAGCTAGCTTTCGAGGGCTTCCAGCTGAATGACTTAAAGCGTAATAAGCTTCCGGTTGGGGCGCTACCTTACAACTCACCAAAGCTCGTTTTTCCAATTCCGCAGCGCGAACTGGATGTGAACCCGAACTTGGTGCAGAACGAAGGATACTTGTAA
- the priA gene encoding replication restart helicase PriA, with translation MSLSFDFALPETTATDRITLFVDVILPLPLPKLYTYRVPYEMNDEVVIGGRVIVQFGAKRTLSCIVAAVHEAPPAQYQAKYILEFIDDAPVVTQPQLKLFRWMADYYMCTLGEVINAALPSALKLSSESRIQLHPAFVAEENPYPLSEQEERIISILSSEEGKSLTFTEVGELLGISSFHKVIKSLMQKDAIFLFEHLADKYTPKVVKKIRLAHHFIEENALEELFQKLASKPKQLDVLMRYLQRVPVYQNLHANHRGLEKAYLTSSPHLSPSAVNTLIKNGVLEQFDVIVSRFPLDDEPEAKLHFTLSEAQTAARDQVLTFFGEKDIVLLHGVTGAGKTEIYIDLIRKALDGGGQVLYLLPEIALTAQIVTRLMRVFGSRLGVYHSKFSDNERVEVWNGVLSGRFQVVVGVRSAVFLPFDNLALIIVDEEHESSYKQYDPAPRYNAREVALMMANYQGAKTLLGSATPSVETYYQTRAGRYGLVSLTKRFGEAGLPEIELVDTRKTREAKKMYNHFTPELLTEIETKLSLKEQVILFQNRRGYSPFINCLDCGWIPKCKNCAVSLSYHKHSHELRCHYCGYSDRMPVECPACGSRNLKTVGFGTEKIEDDLKIMLPAANVQRMDLDTTRAKNSYQQIISDFENQTTNVLVGTQMVTKGLDFANVSLVGIINADSIIHYPDFRAHERAFQMFVQVSGRAGRKGKKGKVIIQTGDPQQVIFDKVIRNDYLEFYEYEITQRREYGFPPFMRVIRLTVKHMDQGVGEQAAILLTQELVERLGREAVLGPEAPYIFRIRNFYLQEITIKLDREHTVLKQAKIQICEAMNVVKDQKEFKQARLVADVDPM, from the coding sequence TTGAGCCTCTCTTTTGACTTTGCTTTGCCGGAAACCACGGCGACAGATCGCATCACGCTTTTCGTTGATGTAATCCTGCCGTTGCCGCTTCCCAAGCTTTACACCTACCGCGTGCCCTACGAAATGAACGACGAAGTCGTGATTGGAGGACGCGTAATTGTGCAGTTTGGAGCCAAAAGAACGCTCAGTTGTATTGTGGCGGCTGTGCACGAAGCCCCGCCGGCGCAGTACCAGGCCAAGTACATTCTGGAGTTCATCGATGATGCACCTGTTGTTACGCAGCCGCAGCTAAAGCTATTCCGCTGGATGGCGGATTACTACATGTGTACGCTAGGTGAAGTAATCAACGCTGCGTTACCATCGGCGCTGAAGCTTAGCTCGGAATCGCGCATTCAACTGCACCCGGCGTTTGTGGCGGAAGAAAACCCGTATCCGTTGTCGGAGCAAGAAGAGCGTATTATCAGCATTTTGTCCTCAGAGGAAGGTAAGTCCCTAACCTTTACGGAGGTAGGCGAATTACTCGGCATTAGCAGCTTTCACAAGGTCATTAAGAGCTTGATGCAGAAGGATGCCATCTTCTTGTTTGAGCACCTAGCTGATAAGTACACGCCGAAAGTTGTGAAGAAGATACGGCTGGCACATCACTTCATTGAGGAAAATGCGCTGGAAGAGCTGTTTCAGAAGCTAGCCTCTAAGCCTAAGCAGCTCGACGTACTGATGCGCTATCTGCAACGCGTGCCGGTTTACCAAAACCTGCATGCCAACCATCGTGGGTTAGAGAAGGCATACCTCACGAGCAGCCCTCACCTTTCCCCTTCCGCCGTCAATACGCTTATCAAGAATGGCGTGCTAGAGCAGTTCGATGTGATTGTGTCCCGTTTTCCACTGGATGATGAGCCGGAGGCCAAGCTGCACTTCACCCTCAGCGAAGCCCAAACGGCCGCCCGCGACCAAGTGCTTACCTTCTTTGGGGAGAAAGATATTGTGCTGTTACACGGGGTAACGGGTGCTGGCAAAACCGAAATCTACATCGACCTCATCCGTAAAGCACTGGATGGCGGCGGCCAGGTGCTGTATTTGCTGCCTGAAATTGCCCTTACTGCGCAGATTGTCACGCGCCTGATGCGCGTGTTTGGTTCGCGGCTGGGTGTGTACCACTCCAAGTTCTCCGACAACGAACGGGTAGAGGTGTGGAACGGTGTGCTGTCGGGCCGCTTTCAGGTAGTGGTGGGCGTGCGCTCGGCCGTGTTCCTTCCGTTCGACAACCTAGCTCTGATCATTGTGGATGAAGAGCACGAATCGAGCTATAAGCAGTACGACCCGGCTCCGCGCTACAATGCCCGCGAAGTAGCCTTGATGATGGCTAACTACCAAGGCGCTAAAACCCTGCTAGGGTCGGCAACACCTTCGGTGGAAACGTATTATCAAACCCGCGCCGGGCGCTACGGTCTTGTGTCGCTCACCAAGCGCTTTGGGGAAGCCGGCTTACCTGAAATTGAGCTGGTAGATACGCGCAAAACGCGGGAAGCGAAGAAGATGTACAATCACTTCACGCCCGAGTTGCTGACGGAGATTGAAACGAAGCTCAGCTTAAAAGAGCAAGTTATCTTGTTCCAGAATCGTCGTGGCTATTCTCCTTTTATCAACTGCCTTGATTGCGGATGGATTCCGAAGTGTAAGAATTGCGCCGTTAGCCTAAGCTACCACAAGCATAGCCATGAACTGCGCTGCCATTACTGCGGCTACTCCGATCGAATGCCGGTGGAGTGCCCGGCGTGCGGCTCGCGCAACTTGAAGACGGTAGGCTTTGGCACCGAAAAAATCGAGGATGACCTTAAGATCATGCTACCTGCCGCCAATGTGCAGCGCATGGACCTAGATACGACCCGCGCCAAAAACTCGTATCAGCAGATCATCAGCGATTTTGAGAACCAGACCACGAACGTGCTAGTCGGTACTCAGATGGTCACGAAGGGGCTGGACTTTGCCAATGTGAGCTTAGTAGGCATCATCAATGCCGACAGCATCATTCATTACCCTGACTTCCGAGCGCACGAGCGCGCCTTTCAGATGTTTGTGCAGGTAAGCGGCCGCGCTGGCCGTAAGGGCAAGAAGGGCAAAGTCATCATCCAGACCGGTGATCCGCAGCAGGTAATTTTTGACAAGGTAATCCGCAATGACTACCTGGAATTCTACGAGTACGAAATCACGCAGCGGCGTGAGTACGGCTTTCCGCCTTTCATGCGCGTCATCCGACTTACGGTGAAGCACATGGACCAAGGCGTGGGTGAACAGGCTGCTATTCTGCTCACGCAGGAGCTAGTCGAGAGGCTAGGTCGGGAGGCAGTGCTAGGTCCGGAGGCACCCTATATTTTCCGAATCCGCAACTTCTACCTGCAGGAAATCACCATCAAGCTTGACCGCGAACACACGGTGCTCAAGCAGGCTAAGATTCAGATTTGCGAAGCCATGAACGTGGTGAAAGATCAGAAGGAATTCAAACAAGCCCGCTTGGTCGCCGACGTAGATCCGATGTAA
- a CDS encoding thioredoxin domain-containing protein, giving the protein MSTSEPAFSNRLVDQTSPYLLQHAHNPVMWYPWGEEALDRAKAEQKPILVSIGYAACHWCHVMERESFENARIAAVMNQHFVCIKVDREERPDVDQVYMDAVQAMGVQGGWPLNVFLTPDAKPFYGGTYFPPRSWVQLLTSIGEAYQGEHRAELDESAEQFTKVLRASDLEKYRTNNANAQLSEYQFQLLVSNLEAKFDRDLGGMNRAPKFPMPSIWRFLLRCHALTSSQAVFSQVELTLRAMAWGGLYDQAGGGFARYSVDGGWLVPHFEKMLYDNGQLVSLYAEAYQATKLELLREIVYDTIGFVERELTSPEGGFYSSLDADSEGEEGKFYVFTKEELHTLLGDEEALFSAYYNCTSLGNWEHGRNILHRRQTDAEFAEEHELAPEVVAQLVRDWKQKLMTARAARIRPGLDDKILTGWNALMLTGLLDAYRAFEDAAFLKLARRNAEFIQQKLRNGAGLWRNYKNGRATIAGFLEDYALVIQAFTQLYEVTFEEPWLREAEALTEYVLANFFDPQENQFFYTDATGEALIARKKELFDNVIPSSNSVMAHNLHRLGLHLENTRYSELATTMLHQVQELVVKELQHLTNWASLYAAMLKPTAEIAIVGPGAEVMRSELQQYFLPNAVVAGTTTSSTLPLLQQRTSQNDQTTIYVCFNRACQQPVHTVAEALAQL; this is encoded by the coding sequence ATGTCTACGTCCGAGCCTGCTTTCTCAAACCGTTTAGTCGATCAAACCAGCCCTTACTTGCTCCAGCACGCGCATAACCCCGTGATGTGGTATCCGTGGGGCGAAGAAGCTTTAGATCGTGCGAAAGCAGAACAAAAGCCTATTCTGGTAAGCATTGGCTACGCGGCTTGTCATTGGTGCCATGTGATGGAACGCGAATCATTCGAAAACGCGCGAATTGCAGCGGTGATGAACCAGCATTTTGTCTGCATCAAAGTTGACCGGGAGGAAAGACCAGATGTCGACCAAGTATATATGGATGCGGTGCAAGCTATGGGTGTGCAAGGTGGCTGGCCTTTGAATGTGTTCTTGACGCCCGACGCGAAGCCTTTTTACGGAGGCACTTATTTTCCGCCGCGCAGCTGGGTGCAGCTACTAACAAGTATTGGTGAGGCTTACCAAGGTGAGCACCGTGCCGAGCTAGATGAGTCAGCGGAACAGTTTACAAAGGTTTTGCGGGCGAGCGATTTGGAGAAGTATCGCACCAATAACGCGAATGCGCAATTATCGGAATACCAGTTCCAACTTTTAGTCAGCAACCTAGAAGCGAAGTTCGACCGGGACCTAGGTGGCATGAACCGGGCGCCAAAGTTTCCTATGCCAAGTATTTGGCGCTTTTTGCTTCGCTGCCACGCGCTTACCAGCAGTCAAGCGGTGTTCAGCCAAGTGGAGCTGACACTTCGAGCAATGGCCTGGGGCGGTTTATATGACCAAGCAGGCGGAGGCTTCGCTCGCTATTCCGTTGATGGAGGGTGGTTAGTGCCGCACTTTGAGAAGATGCTCTATGACAATGGGCAGTTGGTGAGCCTATACGCCGAAGCTTACCAAGCAACGAAGCTTGAGCTACTTAGAGAAATAGTATATGATACGATCGGTTTTGTAGAGCGAGAGCTGACTAGCCCAGAAGGTGGGTTTTATTCGTCCCTTGACGCGGATAGTGAAGGGGAAGAAGGCAAGTTCTACGTGTTTACAAAAGAGGAACTGCACACGCTACTCGGCGACGAAGAGGCGCTATTTTCTGCTTATTATAACTGCACTAGCCTAGGTAACTGGGAGCATGGCCGCAACATTCTTCATCGTCGGCAGACTGATGCAGAATTTGCTGAAGAGCACGAGCTAGCTCCTGAAGTAGTAGCTCAACTTGTGCGTGACTGGAAGCAAAAGCTTATGACAGCACGTGCTGCACGCATACGCCCAGGTCTTGATGACAAGATCCTGACCGGCTGGAATGCGCTGATGCTTACAGGGCTACTAGACGCTTACCGAGCTTTTGAAGATGCTGCTTTTCTGAAGCTAGCTCGGCGCAATGCGGAGTTTATTCAGCAGAAGCTGCGCAACGGCGCTGGCTTATGGCGCAACTACAAGAACGGCCGAGCAACGATTGCGGGCTTTCTGGAAGATTATGCCTTGGTGATTCAGGCTTTCACGCAGCTTTACGAAGTTACATTTGAGGAGCCATGGTTGCGTGAAGCAGAAGCCTTGACGGAATACGTACTGGCTAATTTTTTCGATCCGCAGGAAAACCAATTTTTCTATACAGATGCAACAGGTGAGGCACTGATTGCGCGCAAGAAGGAATTATTTGACAATGTAATACCTAGCTCCAACTCGGTGATGGCGCACAACCTACATCGGCTAGGCTTGCACTTGGAAAATACCCGGTACAGCGAGCTAGCTACTACAATGCTTCATCAAGTACAGGAGCTAGTGGTAAAAGAGCTTCAGCACCTTACTAATTGGGCTTCGTTGTATGCCGCAATGCTGAAGCCTACTGCCGAAATTGCTATTGTCGGACCCGGTGCAGAAGTCATGCGCAGTGAGCTACAACAGTACTTTCTGCCTAACGCTGTGGTAGCGGGCACTACGACTAGTAGCACCTTGCCCCTACTGCAACAACGGACGAGCCAGAACGATCAGACCACGATTTATGTTTGCTTCAACCGTGCTTGCCAACAGCCGGTGCACACAGTTGCTGAAGCCCTAGCGCAGCTATAA
- a CDS encoding class I SAM-dependent methyltransferase, protein MLLLQVACTPPPTESSAAFANDSPRIEVLADSTGYELRPATDPNGISKYYHGRQIAHVMGHEGAGWLERSDRGEEEGTAALLHELDLKPTDVVADIGAGTGYFSFRISPLVPKGKVLAVDIQPEMISALQENKARNKAKNVEPVLGTTKDPNLPAGTVDVVLIVDAYHEFDHPREMMRAIKNSLTPTGRVVLAEYRAEDPDVPIKRIHKMSIEQARKEMDSIGLEFDKNVEVLPQQHLLFFRKADQTKL, encoded by the coding sequence ATGTTGTTGTTGCAGGTTGCCTGCACACCGCCGCCTACTGAGAGCAGCGCTGCTTTTGCGAATGATTCGCCACGCATTGAAGTGCTGGCCGATTCTACCGGCTATGAACTGCGACCGGCTACTGACCCAAATGGCATCAGCAAGTACTACCATGGTCGTCAGATTGCGCATGTGATGGGCCACGAAGGAGCTGGCTGGCTTGAGCGCTCTGATCGTGGTGAGGAAGAAGGAACTGCGGCGCTATTACACGAGCTTGACCTCAAGCCAACGGACGTGGTAGCTGACATCGGCGCGGGTACTGGCTATTTTTCCTTCCGGATCAGCCCGCTAGTGCCGAAGGGTAAAGTATTGGCCGTAGATATTCAGCCTGAGATGATCAGTGCTTTGCAGGAAAATAAAGCGCGCAATAAGGCCAAAAATGTGGAGCCAGTGCTAGGCACCACGAAAGACCCCAACTTGCCGGCGGGTACCGTCGATGTAGTGCTTATTGTGGATGCGTACCACGAGTTTGATCATCCACGTGAGATGATGCGCGCTATCAAGAACTCCCTTACGCCAACTGGACGGGTGGTACTGGCCGAATACCGGGCCGAAGACCCCGATGTCCCTATCAAGCGCATCCATAAGATGAGCATCGAACAGGCCCGCAAAGAAATGGATTCGATTGGTTTGGAATTCGACAAGAATGTGGAGGTACTGCCTCAACAGCATTTGCTGTTTTTCCGGAAAGCAGATCAGACGAAGCTGTAA
- a CDS encoding DUF2721 domain-containing protein yields the protein MTITLTTPALLFPALSLLLLAHTNRFLALANRVRALNTQYVTTNSTHLLGQIQNLRQRLVLIRNMQAVGTASMFGCVLCMFLLFAGYTLAGEIVFGASLLALLASLGLALWEIQISVDALNIELNAIEDDQERRRRAAGQPTVPAAAELDE from the coding sequence ATGACCATCACGCTTACGACGCCAGCCCTGCTTTTTCCGGCTTTATCGCTGCTCTTGCTAGCGCATACCAACCGCTTTCTGGCGCTAGCGAATCGGGTGCGGGCGCTCAATACTCAGTATGTCACGACAAACAGCACACATCTGCTCGGGCAGATTCAGAACCTGCGGCAGCGGTTGGTATTGATTCGCAACATGCAAGCGGTGGGAACAGCCAGCATGTTTGGCTGCGTACTTTGCATGTTTTTGCTTTTTGCAGGCTACACGCTAGCCGGAGAAATTGTGTTTGGCGCGAGCTTGCTCGCGCTGCTAGCATCGCTAGGCCTAGCGCTCTGGGAGATTCAGATTTCAGTGGATGCGTTGAACATTGAGCTTAATGCAATAGAAGACGACCAAGAGCGCCGTCGTCGGGCAGCAGGCCAGCCCACAGTGCCCGCGGCCGCTGAGCTAGACGAGTAG
- a CDS encoding S-adenosylmethionine:tRNA ribosyltransferase-isomerase: protein MSASIDPRQLSIHDFTYQLPPERIAAEPLPDRDHSRLLVWRNGQITDRHFYDLPTELPAGSLLIFNDTKVVRARLFCQKPTGGLVELFCLEPVAPHRAIEPAMQQTGSCVWKCLVGNGKRWKSGPVTLAFSADGQDAVLTAERLETGDGYALIQFSWTPETLPFAEVLRAAGHLPLPPYLHRADTDVDAIRYQTVYAAHEGAVAAPTAGLHFSDAVFADLASLGIATGRVTLHVGAGTFQPVKADQMVGHAMHGEPITVEASLLRQLLSHTTGPIIAVGTTSLRTLESLYWLGAFLAQNSATVLANLHVGQWQPYEDMPHPTTAEALQAILSYLEAQELDSVQATTQLLIAPGYTFRVVQGLITNFHQPESTLLLLVSALLGPEWRRVYDHALLHNYRFLSYGDSSLLLP, encoded by the coding sequence ATGTCTGCTTCTATCGATCCGCGCCAGCTTTCTATCCACGATTTTACCTATCAACTGCCGCCCGAGCGCATTGCCGCCGAGCCTCTCCCCGACCGCGACCATTCGCGTTTGTTGGTATGGCGCAATGGTCAGATTACGGACCGGCACTTTTACGACCTTCCGACCGAGCTACCGGCTGGTTCGTTGCTTATCTTTAATGATACCAAAGTGGTGCGCGCCCGGCTATTTTGCCAGAAGCCGACGGGCGGTTTGGTCGAGCTGTTCTGCTTGGAACCCGTCGCGCCGCATCGTGCCATTGAGCCTGCGATGCAACAGACAGGAAGTTGCGTTTGGAAGTGCTTGGTGGGCAACGGCAAACGCTGGAAAAGCGGCCCAGTTACCCTAGCTTTCAGTGCAGATGGGCAAGACGCTGTTCTTACGGCCGAACGATTGGAAACCGGTGATGGCTACGCGTTAATTCAGTTTTCTTGGACACCGGAAACGCTACCCTTTGCGGAGGTGCTGCGGGCCGCAGGGCATTTGCCGCTTCCACCTTACCTGCACCGCGCTGACACCGATGTGGATGCCATACGTTATCAGACGGTGTATGCTGCGCATGAGGGCGCGGTAGCTGCGCCTACAGCTGGCTTGCACTTCTCAGACGCAGTGTTTGCCGACCTAGCTTCTCTCGGCATTGCGACTGGCCGCGTAACGTTGCACGTGGGTGCTGGCACATTTCAGCCGGTGAAAGCTGATCAAATGGTAGGCCACGCGATGCACGGCGAACCTATTACCGTGGAAGCTAGCTTACTGAGGCAGTTACTATCCCATACCACAGGGCCCATCATTGCCGTAGGCACTACTAGTCTACGGACGTTAGAAAGTCTATACTGGTTAGGCGCATTCTTGGCGCAAAATTCAGCTACTGTTCTGGCTAATCTGCACGTAGGACAGTGGCAGCCGTACGAAGATATGCCGCACCCGACTACTGCCGAGGCGCTACAAGCGATTCTTAGCTACCTAGAGGCGCAGGAGCTAGACAGCGTGCAAGCCACTACTCAGCTACTCATTGCGCCCGGCTACACATTCCGGGTAGTGCAAGGCCTCATTACCAACTTTCATCAGCCAGAAAGCACCCTGCTACTACTCGTGTCGGCGTTGCTAGGTCCGGAGTGGCGCCGCGTATACGACCATGCTCTTCTGCACAACTACCGCTTTCTGAGCTACGGTGATAGTTCGTTGTTACTGCCCTAG